The following is a genomic window from Candidatus Moraniibacteriota bacterium.
AGTCTACGGCATTGATACGGGAATGGCACAGACGATCGGATTTCGGTTTTCCGAGAACCGCGGAGCGTTTCTGGAGAATGTGGTTTTTCTGGAGTTGAAGCGGCGCGGGAAAGAGCTCTATTACTATCGAGCTGCGGATGGATGCGAGGCTGATTTTCTTGTGAGAGAAGACAACAAAGTTGCTTCGGTCCTGCAGGTATCATGGAGCATCACGGAAGAAAAAACGCGCGAACGAGAACTGCGTGGTCTTCAAAGCGCCCTCAAGGCGCATGGTCTTCAAAACGGATTGCTCCTTACCGATGACGAACGGGACATGATCCATTCCGAAGAAGGAACGATTGAAGTGAAACCCGTTTTTGAATGGCTTTTGGAGGAGTAAGATTTTTATTTGAAATTATTTTTCTCCTTATGCTTGACATTCAATATATTCGCGATCACAAAGATGAGGTATCAAAGGCGGCAGAGGCGAAGCATGTCTCGGTGGATATCGATCAGCTTTTGGAACTCGACGCGCGGCGCAAGGAACTGCTGCGAGAGATAGAAGAACTTCGCTCCATCAAAAACGATATCAATGATCTTATTCCGAAAGCAGCTCCGGATGAGCGGGCGGAGCTGGTGCTTCGAGGCAAAGAAGTGAAAGGAAAACTTGATGTGAAAGAGCCGGAACTCAAAGAAACAGAAGAGTCATTTCGAATGCTCATGTATCTGGTCCCGAATATTCCAAGCGAAGATACGCCTTCCGGCCCGGATGAAAGTGGGAATCAAGTGCTCCGGCACTGGGGTGAGAAGCCGTCTTTTGAATTCCAACCGAAAGAGCATTGGGAAATCGCCGAGGCGCTCGGACTGATGGATACGGAACGTGCGACCAAAGTGAGCGGTGCGCGGTTTCTCTATCTGAAGGGCGACCTGGTGCTTTTGGAATGGGCGATGATGTCGCTCGCATTTCAGACACTTACCAATGAAGAAACGCTCCGGTCTATTGCCGCTGAAGCTTCGCTTGATGTTCCGACGACGCCGTTTGTGCCGGTACTGCCGCCGGTTATGATTCGCCCGGATATGCACCGTCGCATGGGGCGACTCGATCCGGAAGAGATGTATGCACTCGAGCGGGACAATCTGACGCTCATCGGGAGTGCGGAGCACACGCTTGGTTCGATGTATGCTGATGAAATTCTTGCCGAGAAAGAACTGCCTATCCGTCTTGTCGGGTTTTCGGCGGCATTCCGGCGCGAGGCGGGATCATATGGGAAAGACATGAAAGGAATGCTTCGCTTGCATCAGTTCAATAAGCTTGAGATGGAGTCCTTTACGACGCCGGAAGCGTCTCTCGCGGAGCAGAATTTTTTTGTGGCGATACAGGAGTATTTGCTTCGCCAGCTGAATCTCCCATATCAGGTGGTTGCTGTCTGTTCGGGAGATATGGGAAAGCCGGATATGCGGCAGATTGATATAGAGGCCTGGATGCCCGGGCAGGGGAAATACCGCGAGACAAACACGTCGGACCTTATTGGCGACTTCCAGGCGCGTCGGCTTGAGACGCGAGTGCGCCGCGAAAACGGATCGGTCGAATATGCGCACATGAATGATGCCACCGCCTTTTCCGAGCGGCCGCTCATTGCCATTCTCGAAAACTATCAACAAGCCGATGGCAGCGTCATTGTTCCGAAAGTTCTGCGCCCGTTTGTCGGGAAGGAGGTGATTGCAGTAAAAAAGTAGGAGTTGTTCAAATCCTGTTCTTAAATGTATTGGAGGAAAGAAGGATGGCTAAGAAGGTTGCGGTATCTGGTCGGCAATACGAGTCGGTTATTCAGTTGCCCAATAAGTTCTTTGAGATTGTCAGTGTGGTACATATATCGAGGAAAGGGAAAAATGGAAAGAAGAAAAAGCGCGGAGGGCATTTCCTCGAGGGTTCAACATCTGAACCGCCGATGTATTTCCTTCGTGAAGAAGCTGAAAATGAACTAAAGCGCTTTCAATCGGAAAATCCGGACGATCAATTTGAAGTGCGTTGTCGAGGGGTTATCGTGAGAGGAAAAGCGTACTTTACGTAGGCTATCTCTTGAAGGGTGGATCTCTCGATTTCCGTTTCTCTTGTTTATACGGTTTTCCCATTTATTCTGGTGGCGCATGCTTACGATTCGTATGGCATGCGCATTTTTTTATTGACTCTTCTCGTTGCCGTGCTACACTCTCAAACAGGGAATTCAGCCCTGTTTTTGCTTAGGAGGTGATGTCCCCGGGTCGGTAGCTCAGTGGTAGAGCAGCTCCCTTTTAAGGAGAATGTCGTGAGTTCGATCCTCACCCGACCCACCTTTCAAAACTTCCAGCGGGCAGTAAATCACACCATTGAAACACAAAGGCAATATGAGGAAATTTCTTCTTGCTATACCGTTTGTACTCGTCGTTCTCTCACTTTCAGGGTGTTCGTTTCCCGGGGCCAGCTCTTCCGGTGGAGGTTCGGCAATTCTACGGTCATCTGATGGCGGGAAAACCTACATGCCGAAGGTAACTATAGATGCCAAGAAGACTATTGCGTCGGCAGATATTCTGTCCCTTGCATTCGAAGCAAGCAACCCAAGCCGCCTTATCTTGGGTACGCGTGAAAACGGTATCTTTGTAAGTGACAATGGCGGCGATGTGTGGAGGCAGTTGGTTTTTCCGCCTACCAAGACCTATGGACTCGTCGCTGACTGGAGCAATCCGGCAGTGCTCTATGCGACAGGCGTGTGGC
Proteins encoded in this region:
- the serS gene encoding serine--tRNA ligase; translated protein: MLDIQYIRDHKDEVSKAAEAKHVSVDIDQLLELDARRKELLREIEELRSIKNDINDLIPKAAPDERAELVLRGKEVKGKLDVKEPELKETEESFRMLMYLVPNIPSEDTPSGPDESGNQVLRHWGEKPSFEFQPKEHWEIAEALGLMDTERATKVSGARFLYLKGDLVLLEWAMMSLAFQTLTNEETLRSIAAEASLDVPTTPFVPVLPPVMIRPDMHRRMGRLDPEEMYALERDNLTLIGSAEHTLGSMYADEILAEKELPIRLVGFSAAFRREAGSYGKDMKGMLRLHQFNKLEMESFTTPEASLAEQNFFVAIQEYLLRQLNLPYQVVAVCSGDMGKPDMRQIDIEAWMPGQGKYRETNTSDLIGDFQARRLETRVRRENGSVEYAHMNDATAFSERPLIAILENYQQADGSVIVPKVLRPFVGKEVIAVKK